One Janthinobacterium sp. TB1-E2 genomic region harbors:
- the hfq gene encoding RNA chaperone Hfq: MSNKGQLLQDPFLNALRKEHVPVSIYLVNGIKLQGHIESFDQYVVLLRNTVTQMVYKHAISTVVPARAVNLNIESEAE, translated from the coding sequence ATGAGCAACAAAGGGCAACTGTTACAAGACCCATTCCTCAATGCATTACGCAAAGAGCATGTTCCTGTCTCGATCTACCTGGTCAATGGCATTAAATTGCAGGGCCATATCGAATCGTTCGATCAATATGTCGTATTGCTGCGCAATACGGTGACACAGATGGTGTACAAGCATGCCATCTCGACAGTGGTGCCGGCCCGTGCCGTCAATCTCAATATTGAATCTGAAGCGGAGTAA